A single Curtobacterium sp. MCSS17_015 DNA region contains:
- a CDS encoding DUF3072 domain-containing protein has protein sequence MSDADQNQPETLGGERPDPSTTASKDPEQWVTGDEPMTGPQRSYLDTLAREAGEELSADLTKAEASEHIERLQEKTGRGSGS, from the coding sequence ATGAGTGATGCAGACCAGAACCAGCCGGAGACCCTCGGCGGCGAGCGCCCGGACCCGTCGACCACCGCGAGCAAGGACCCCGAGCAGTGGGTCACCGGCGACGAGCCGATGACCGGCCCGCAGCGCAGCTACCTCGACACCCTCGCGCGTGAGGCCGGCGAGGAGCTCTCGGCCGACCTCACGAAAGCGGAGGCGTCCGAGCACATCGAGCGCCTGCAGGAGAAGACGGGCCGCGGCTCCGGTTCCTGA
- the purF gene encoding amidophosphoribosyltransferase has product MCGIVGLVAQGPANQSIYDALLLLQHRGQDSTGIATVDGHVHHMHKTRGHVREAFRTRDMRALLGTMGLGHVRYATRGAAVNEEEAQPFYVNAPYGIVLVHNGNLTNTRELTRELFDIDRRHLNTTSDTELLVNVLAHELQGQVRGTHLDAGQVFDAVERVHERVEGSYATIATIAGHGLLAFRDPYGIRPLILGHKFDDAGKSEWVVASESLVLESGGYDIVRDVAPGEAVFIEMDGTMHARQCAKDPRLVPCSFEYVYLARPDSVMNGISVYDARLRLGNRLADTIAQYAPTGDIDVVMPIPDSSRPAAMQVAQKLGIEYREGFYKNRYVGRTFIMPGQAERKRSVRQKLNAMSSEFKGKNILIVDDSIVRGTTSREIVEMARAAGANEVTFTSAAPPVRYPHVYGINMPTRAELIAHDRKIPEINRVLGSDHLIYQEIGDMRDAIIEGSDVTDLEMSCFTGEYVTGSVSPEYLAWVEANQLS; this is encoded by the coding sequence ATGTGCGGCATCGTCGGCCTCGTTGCGCAGGGGCCTGCAAACCAATCCATCTACGACGCCCTGCTCCTCCTGCAGCACCGGGGACAGGACTCGACGGGCATCGCCACGGTCGACGGGCACGTGCACCACATGCACAAAACCCGCGGCCACGTGCGCGAGGCCTTCCGCACCCGTGACATGCGGGCGCTCCTCGGGACGATGGGCCTCGGCCACGTCCGCTACGCCACCCGCGGCGCCGCGGTGAACGAGGAAGAGGCCCAGCCGTTCTACGTGAACGCGCCGTACGGCATCGTCCTCGTGCACAACGGCAACCTCACGAACACCCGCGAACTCACTCGGGAGCTGTTCGACATCGACCGTCGGCACCTCAACACCACCTCGGACACCGAGCTGCTGGTGAACGTGCTGGCGCACGAGCTGCAGGGCCAGGTTCGCGGCACCCACCTCGACGCCGGGCAGGTGTTCGACGCGGTCGAGCGCGTGCACGAGCGGGTCGAGGGCTCCTACGCGACGATCGCGACGATCGCCGGCCACGGCCTGCTGGCGTTCCGCGACCCGTACGGCATCCGACCGCTCATCCTGGGCCACAAGTTCGACGACGCCGGCAAGAGCGAGTGGGTCGTCGCGAGCGAGTCCCTCGTGCTCGAGTCCGGCGGCTACGACATCGTCCGCGACGTCGCACCGGGCGAGGCCGTCTTCATCGAGATGGACGGCACGATGCACGCCCGGCAGTGCGCGAAGGACCCGCGCCTGGTGCCGTGCTCCTTCGAGTACGTCTACCTGGCCCGCCCGGACTCCGTGATGAACGGCATCTCGGTGTACGACGCCCGCCTCCGTCTCGGCAACCGCCTGGCCGACACGATCGCGCAGTACGCCCCGACCGGCGACATCGACGTGGTCATGCCCATCCCGGACTCGTCCCGGCCCGCGGCCATGCAGGTCGCGCAGAAGCTCGGCATCGAGTACCGCGAGGGCTTCTACAAGAACCGCTACGTCGGCCGGACGTTCATCATGCCGGGCCAGGCGGAGCGCAAGCGCTCGGTCCGCCAGAAGCTCAACGCGATGTCGTCCGAGTTCAAGGGCAAGAACATCCTCATCGTCGACGACTCGATCGTGCGCGGCACGACCAGTCGCGAGATCGTCGAGATGGCCCGGGCGGCGGGCGCGAACGAGGTCACGTTCACGAGCGCCGCGCCGCCTGTCCGGTACCCGCACGTGTACGGGATCAACATGCCGACGCGGGCCGAGCTCATCGCTCACGACCGGAAGATCCCGGAGATCAACCGGGTGCTCGGCAGCGACCACCTGATCTACCAGGAGATCGGTGACATGCGGGACGCGATCATCGAGGGGTCCGACGTCACGGACCTCGAGATGAGCTGCTTCACGGGTGAGTACGTCACCGGATCCGTCTCGCCGGAGTACCTCGCCTGGGTCGAGGCGAACCAGCTCAGCTGA
- a CDS encoding sterol carrier family protein produces MPPKTIDDAVGRAALEAVTAGATDRTSVATAVRWTLQRLAEDVPGNSVEVRVPPFAAVQAVPGPRHTRGTPPNVVETDSTTWLALATGRLRWDDPETTKRVSASGSRADLAAFLPVRLP; encoded by the coding sequence ATGCCGCCGAAGACCATCGACGACGCCGTGGGTCGGGCCGCGCTCGAGGCCGTCACCGCCGGCGCGACGGACCGCACCTCGGTCGCGACCGCCGTCCGCTGGACGTTGCAGCGCCTCGCCGAGGACGTGCCCGGCAACAGCGTCGAGGTCCGGGTCCCGCCGTTCGCCGCCGTGCAGGCCGTCCCGGGCCCGCGGCACACGCGCGGCACCCCGCCGAACGTGGTCGAGACGGATTCGACGACGTGGCTCGCGCTCGCCACGGGGCGGCTGCGGTGGGACGACCCGGAGACGACGAAGCGCGTCAGCGCCTCGGGCTCACGGGCCGACCTGGCGGCGTTCCTGCCCGTCCGGCTGCCCTGA
- a CDS encoding phosphoribosylaminoimidazolesuccinocarboxamide synthase yields MSAPVVEGWRHVSSGKVRELYVPAATADVAGATELLLVASDRVSAYDFALEPPIPGKGELLTRLSRFWFGQLRDVPNHLLAPSGTTTPVPASVESRSMHVMPLRMFPVECVVRGYLVGSGWAEYQETGSVCGVELPAGLSNGDRLPEPIYTPAYKAPQGEHDENISFERTEELIGPADAAALRDLSLAVYSEAAAIALQRGVVIADTKFEFGRDADGLIRIADEVLTSDSSRYWDAAAYESGNRTDSFDKQIVRDWLSANWDRTGTPPVLPEQVVERTAARYRELIERLGA; encoded by the coding sequence ATGAGCGCCCCCGTCGTCGAAGGCTGGCGGCACGTCTCGTCCGGCAAGGTCCGTGAGCTCTACGTCCCCGCGGCCACGGCGGACGTGGCCGGTGCCACCGAGCTCCTCCTCGTCGCCTCCGACCGCGTCAGCGCCTACGACTTCGCGCTCGAACCACCGATCCCGGGCAAGGGCGAGCTCCTCACCCGGCTGTCCCGCTTCTGGTTCGGCCAGCTCCGTGACGTCCCGAACCACCTGCTCGCCCCGAGCGGCACGACCACGCCGGTCCCGGCCTCGGTCGAGTCACGGTCCATGCACGTCATGCCGCTCCGGATGTTCCCGGTCGAGTGCGTCGTGCGCGGGTACCTGGTGGGCAGCGGCTGGGCCGAGTACCAGGAGACCGGCAGCGTGTGCGGCGTCGAGCTGCCAGCCGGCCTGTCGAACGGGGACCGCCTGCCGGAACCGATCTACACGCCGGCGTACAAGGCTCCGCAGGGCGAGCACGACGAGAACATCTCGTTCGAGCGCACCGAGGAGCTCATCGGTCCGGCCGACGCCGCGGCGCTGCGCGACCTGTCGCTGGCCGTGTACTCCGAGGCGGCGGCGATCGCCCTCCAGCGCGGGGTCGTCATCGCGGACACGAAGTTCGAGTTCGGCCGCGACGCCGACGGCCTGATCCGGATCGCCGACGAGGTCCTGACGAGCGACTCGAGCCGCTACTGGGACGCCGCCGCGTACGAGTCGGGCAACCGGACGGACTCGTTCGACAAGCAGATCGTGCGCGACTGGCTCAGCGCGAACTGGGACCGGACCGGCACGCCGCCCGTCCTGCCGGAGCAGGTCGTCGAGCGGACCGCGGCACGCTACCGGGAACTGATCGAGCGCCTCGGTGCCTGA
- a CDS encoding GAF domain-containing SpoIIE family protein phosphatase has protein sequence MSTEHVAQSIPASAPGAARRAAVLAALDVIDGGPEERFERITRIAREAFGVAGSFINLAGDDQLFHKSQQSDQVFPGSTPLQDTFCGRTLHQDGPVVVPDARADQRFSDLPMVNLDPNVRFYAGVPLRVGADATKVGTLCLIDPSPRALDTDDVALLEELGLWAERELATGLDVDRLRTVLSGLQPRMIDVPGWTIGGTSIPHGIVSGDFHDWRSADGTVDLTVADVMGKGMAAGLLAAGMRGALLARCHEEPSTAIAELEEQVAPDLSAAEAFATLFHGRLDTTTGHLAFVDAGHGLVLHLHADGTESVLRSVDLPIGLHPVGIDRAAGELVLEPGDTLLLVSDGALELWDSTLASLSRLGALYRAAPDVTTFLAGVQGRVLEHDPGDDLTVVVVSRDA, from the coding sequence ATGAGCACCGAGCACGTCGCGCAGTCGATCCCCGCTTCCGCTCCCGGCGCGGCTCGGCGTGCCGCGGTCCTCGCCGCCCTCGACGTGATCGACGGCGGGCCCGAGGAACGGTTCGAACGCATCACCCGGATCGCCCGCGAGGCGTTCGGGGTGGCGGGTTCCTTCATCAACCTGGCCGGCGACGACCAGCTCTTCCACAAGTCGCAGCAGTCCGACCAGGTGTTCCCCGGGTCGACGCCGTTGCAGGACACCTTCTGCGGCCGGACGCTGCACCAGGACGGCCCCGTGGTGGTGCCGGACGCGCGTGCCGACCAGCGGTTCTCGGACCTGCCGATGGTCAACCTCGACCCCAACGTCCGCTTCTACGCCGGGGTCCCACTCCGGGTCGGAGCGGACGCCACGAAGGTCGGGACGCTCTGCCTCATCGACCCGAGTCCGCGTGCGCTCGACACGGACGACGTCGCCCTGCTCGAGGAACTCGGCCTCTGGGCGGAGCGGGAACTCGCCACCGGGCTCGACGTCGACCGGCTGCGCACCGTCCTGTCCGGCCTGCAGCCCCGCATGATCGACGTGCCGGGGTGGACCATCGGTGGGACGTCGATCCCGCACGGCATCGTCTCGGGCGACTTCCACGACTGGCGCTCGGCCGACGGCACGGTCGACCTCACCGTCGCGGACGTGATGGGGAAGGGCATGGCCGCCGGACTCCTGGCAGCGGGCATGCGCGGAGCACTGCTCGCGCGGTGCCACGAGGAGCCGTCCACCGCGATCGCCGAACTCGAGGAGCAGGTCGCCCCGGACCTCAGCGCCGCCGAGGCCTTCGCCACCCTGTTCCACGGTCGGCTCGACACCACGACCGGACACCTGGCGTTCGTCGACGCCGGTCACGGCCTCGTCCTGCACCTGCACGCCGACGGGACCGAGTCGGTCCTGCGCTCCGTCGACCTGCCGATCGGCCTCCACCCGGTCGGGATCGACCGCGCTGCCGGCGAACTCGTGCTCGAACCCGGTGACACCCTGCTGCTCGTCAGCGACGGTGCCCTCGAACTCTGGGACTCGACGCTCGCGTCCCTGTCCCGACTCGGGGCGCTCTACCGGGCGGCGCCGGACGTGACGACGTTCCTGGCCGGCGTCCAAGGCCGCGTGCTCGAGCACGACCCCGGCGACGACCTCACCGTCGTCGTCGTGTCGCGCGACGCCTGA
- the purM gene encoding phosphoribosylformylglycinamidine cyclo-ligase, with protein sequence MPNPYAEAGVDTAAGDLAVELMKSAVSATHNASVLGGVGGFAGLYDVSFLKDFERPLLATSTDGVGTKVAIAQAIDKHDTIGQDLVGMVVDDIVVVGAKPLFMTDYIACGRVVPNRIADIVAGIARGCAATGTALVGGETAEHPGLLGPDDYDVAGAAVGAVEAGSQLGAHLVQDGDAVIAIESSGLHSNGYSLVRHILGQRGIGYTDTLPELGGLVGETLLEPTRLYTSPLLELIEQHPGAVHSLSHVTGGGIAANLARVLPVGSWVEVERSTWQPLPVFRVLADLAGTPIEDTEGTWNLGVGMFAVVSGAAAADVIASLGAAGLPAWTVGSVSTSARDLTGFEQGAKGVDGGAVRLVGSYAG encoded by the coding sequence ATGCCCAACCCCTACGCCGAGGCCGGTGTCGACACCGCAGCCGGTGACCTGGCCGTCGAGCTCATGAAGTCCGCCGTCTCGGCGACGCACAACGCGTCGGTCCTGGGCGGGGTCGGAGGCTTCGCCGGGCTCTACGACGTCTCGTTCCTCAAGGACTTCGAGCGGCCGCTCCTCGCCACCTCGACCGACGGCGTCGGCACCAAGGTCGCGATCGCGCAGGCCATCGACAAGCACGACACGATCGGTCAGGACCTCGTCGGCATGGTCGTCGACGACATCGTCGTGGTCGGGGCGAAGCCGCTGTTCATGACGGACTACATCGCCTGCGGCCGGGTCGTGCCGAACCGCATCGCGGACATCGTCGCCGGCATCGCCCGCGGTTGCGCGGCGACCGGGACCGCGCTCGTCGGTGGCGAGACCGCGGAGCACCCGGGCCTGCTCGGTCCGGACGACTACGACGTGGCCGGTGCCGCGGTCGGTGCGGTCGAGGCCGGGTCGCAGCTCGGGGCGCACCTCGTGCAGGACGGTGACGCGGTCATCGCGATCGAGTCCTCCGGCCTGCACTCGAACGGGTACTCGCTCGTCCGGCACATCCTCGGGCAGCGCGGCATCGGGTACACCGACACGCTGCCGGAGCTCGGCGGCCTGGTGGGGGAGACCCTGCTCGAGCCCACGCGGCTGTACACGTCCCCGCTGCTCGAGCTCATCGAGCAGCACCCCGGTGCCGTGCACTCCCTGTCGCACGTGACCGGTGGTGGCATCGCGGCGAACCTGGCGCGCGTGCTGCCCGTGGGCTCGTGGGTCGAAGTCGAGCGCTCGACCTGGCAGCCGCTCCCGGTGTTCCGCGTGCTGGCCGACCTGGCCGGCACCCCGATCGAGGACACCGAGGGCACCTGGAACCTGGGCGTCGGCATGTTCGCCGTCGTGTCGGGGGCTGCGGCGGCCGACGTCATCGCGTCCCTCGGGGCAGCCGGTCTGCCCGCGTGGACGGTCGGCTCGGTGTCGACGAGTGCCCGCGACCTGACCGGGTTCGAGCAGGGCGCCAAGGGCGTCGACGGCGGAGCCGTGCGTCTCGTGGGGTCCTACGCCGGCTGA
- a CDS encoding DUF3073 domain-containing protein, translating to MGRGRQKAKHTKVARELKYFSPDTNYGALERELSVAQQSDEPDYVDRWADEFGDDGDLDQSDTDKSA from the coding sequence ATGGGGCGCGGCCGTCAGAAGGCGAAGCACACCAAGGTCGCCCGAGAGCTGAAGTACTTCAGCCCGGACACGAACTACGGTGCTCTCGAACGCGAACTCTCCGTCGCACAACAGTCGGACGAGCCCGACTACGTCGACCGCTGGGCCGACGAGTTCGGTGACGACGGTGACCTGGACCAGTCGGACACCGACAAGTCCGCCTGA
- a CDS encoding FAD-dependent oxidoreductase: MRTAVQQARVVVIGAGQAGLSVAWHLQRAGLSAGSDLVVLDRAPGTGGAWQFRWDALRLGLAHRVHDLPGMHEMGLRFDEADRSRPAREVVAEYYRRFEERHDLRVRRPVAVTAVHREDERRPDGSAGALVVETREDDGTTGAIRSEVVVNASGTWGTPFVPWIPGRDVFRGRQLDTTGYRDAADFTGQDVVVVGGGTSAIGFLLELDGVARSTRWFTRRPVVWSEDPALAVGAAVSAVEDQDRAARAGRTLPSIVSGTGLPVTPRIRRGLARGLLQPEPMFTRLDADGVETATGEHVRADAVIWATGFRADLRHLAPLHLRTEAGGIVVEDGRSGAEPRLFLAGYGPQASTIGANRAGRRTARQVMAVLAADDTVAPA, translated from the coding sequence ATGCGCACCGCCGTCCAGCAAGCCCGTGTCGTCGTCATCGGTGCGGGCCAGGCAGGCCTCTCGGTGGCGTGGCACCTCCAGCGCGCCGGCCTCAGCGCGGGCAGCGACCTCGTCGTGCTCGACCGTGCGCCGGGGACGGGAGGCGCGTGGCAGTTCCGGTGGGACGCGCTCCGTCTCGGTCTCGCGCACCGCGTGCACGACCTGCCCGGCATGCACGAGATGGGCCTGCGGTTCGACGAGGCCGATCGGTCGCGTCCGGCCCGCGAGGTCGTCGCCGAGTACTACCGCCGGTTCGAGGAGCGCCACGACCTGCGGGTGCGGCGCCCGGTCGCCGTCACCGCCGTCCACCGCGAGGACGAGCGCCGTCCCGACGGGAGCGCCGGTGCCCTGGTCGTCGAGACCCGAGAGGACGACGGCACCACCGGGGCGATCCGCTCGGAGGTGGTCGTCAACGCCTCCGGCACGTGGGGCACCCCGTTCGTGCCGTGGATCCCGGGCCGCGACGTGTTCCGGGGCCGCCAGCTCGACACGACGGGCTACCGCGACGCGGCGGACTTCACCGGGCAGGACGTCGTCGTCGTCGGCGGCGGGACGAGTGCGATCGGGTTCCTGCTCGAGCTCGACGGCGTCGCCCGGTCGACGCGGTGGTTCACCCGTCGACCGGTGGTCTGGTCGGAGGACCCCGCCCTCGCCGTCGGAGCCGCGGTGTCGGCGGTCGAGGACCAGGACCGCGCAGCGAGAGCAGGGCGGACGCTGCCGAGCATCGTCAGCGGGACGGGCCTGCCGGTCACCCCGCGGATCCGGCGCGGTCTGGCACGTGGGCTGCTGCAGCCCGAACCCATGTTCACACGACTCGACGCGGACGGGGTCGAGACCGCCACCGGCGAGCACGTCCGCGCCGACGCGGTGATCTGGGCGACGGGCTTCCGTGCGGACCTCCGGCACCTCGCGCCACTGCACCTGCGGACCGAGGCGGGCGGGATCGTCGTCGAGGACGGCCGTTCGGGAGCCGAACCCCGGCTCTTCCTCGCCGGCTACGGCCCGCAGGCATCGACGATCGGAGCGAACCGGGCCGGCCGGCGCACCGCGCGTCAGGTGATGGCGGTGCTGGCCGCTGACGACACGGTCGCGCCCGCCTGA
- a CDS encoding LuxR family transcriptional regulator → MVDETGAGDRRPPTAPARLSWPVLTRREEDRAVAVVGEHRWSVALVGAPGLGKTTVAARVTDRVVRQTPGPAPLVVPITAVAAGSSMPFGAVSDRFGDVLGDDLTEPVPAEERLRRAAGTDGRDLVLRVDDADLLDALSARYVAWLVREQGARLVLTCRDFTSLAGPLRALWQDDLLERIDLEPLDLHETSSLIGRALGAPLEPASVEQVHRATEGNPLYLREVVRAGLASGALEHTALSWYWRGRITASHSLADMYRTELAGLPGDLRDVVEIVALADPIPLSRLLALVDGADLDRTVGLGFVRIDSADTGSPVARSSHPLVGEVVRALVPVARRTALFARANAFRTDRQEGAPPAARLRATLWALECGVVPPVDQLLDAARVAEGLQEHESAIALTSAALGSDLTPTERVRAHCLRSLAHGYSSGREAGRVDAEAAWCLATSGADVDDVAVVEACETLANLRQFHDDDTAAAVALTEIAVRHVGPGTLEQLRVLRLSHLGWGGDFAEVRQELERSGVLRSPTIARSFLPIAPVAVMALGTGGRLDDALRLGQACLATAMVHLEDSPWSVGEIVSVLHQVQVWRGDIADMLTQVPVGRSDPFLKYDFTLELFGIGNRALGQRRWSDAVTAFTAACERYEIADPGGFAAYAWSRLALSQAYAGSPDAAAESLERARSTPLRAMRILGDQIETTIAWTEALLGNPAGLRRADTIILRGTASGAWTHVLYAQTLHYAMDALHGRDTTASLARMEEAATRVDGPLASAITDYAAALRSGDRAWIASAQAALAACGMAVTAGRTKQPLTKREYEVAELAARGHSNRRIADQLGLSVRTVDAHMSRVFSKWDLHARSELAELV, encoded by the coding sequence ATGGTCGACGAGACCGGAGCAGGCGACCGTCGTCCACCGACCGCACCCGCCCGGCTGTCGTGGCCGGTCCTCACTCGCCGCGAGGAGGACCGCGCCGTCGCCGTCGTCGGCGAGCACCGGTGGAGCGTCGCGCTCGTCGGCGCTCCCGGGCTCGGCAAGACCACCGTCGCCGCCCGTGTGACCGACCGCGTCGTCCGCCAGACACCGGGACCGGCGCCCCTCGTCGTGCCGATCACCGCGGTCGCCGCCGGGTCGTCGATGCCGTTCGGCGCCGTGTCCGACCGCTTCGGTGACGTGCTCGGCGACGACCTGACCGAGCCCGTGCCGGCCGAGGAGCGCCTGCGCCGGGCCGCCGGGACGGACGGGCGCGACCTCGTGCTCCGCGTCGACGACGCCGACCTGCTCGACGCGCTCTCCGCCCGGTACGTCGCCTGGCTCGTCCGAGAGCAGGGCGCCCGACTCGTGCTGACCTGCCGGGACTTCACGTCACTCGCCGGACCACTGCGCGCCCTCTGGCAGGACGACCTGCTCGAGCGCATCGACCTGGAGCCGCTCGACCTCCACGAGACGTCGTCGCTCATCGGACGGGCGCTCGGGGCGCCGCTCGAACCGGCCTCGGTCGAACAGGTGCACCGCGCGACCGAGGGGAACCCGCTGTACCTGCGGGAGGTCGTCCGCGCCGGCCTCGCCTCGGGCGCACTCGAGCACACCGCCCTGAGCTGGTACTGGCGCGGGCGGATCACGGCGTCGCACAGCCTGGCCGACATGTACCGGACGGAGCTCGCGGGCCTCCCCGGTGACCTGCGCGACGTCGTCGAGATCGTGGCCCTCGCCGACCCGATCCCGCTGTCCCGGCTGCTGGCCCTGGTGGACGGCGCCGACCTCGACCGGACGGTGGGCCTCGGCTTCGTCCGGATCGACTCCGCCGACACCGGAAGTCCCGTCGCACGGTCGTCGCACCCCCTCGTCGGCGAGGTCGTCCGGGCCCTGGTGCCCGTCGCCCGGCGGACCGCGCTGTTCGCACGGGCGAACGCCTTCCGCACCGACCGGCAGGAGGGTGCGCCACCGGCCGCCCGGCTCCGCGCGACGCTCTGGGCGCTCGAGTGCGGTGTCGTCCCACCCGTCGACCAGCTGCTCGACGCCGCCCGGGTCGCCGAGGGCCTGCAGGAGCACGAGAGCGCCATCGCGTTGACGTCCGCCGCGCTCGGGTCGGACCTCACCCCGACCGAGCGTGTCCGCGCGCACTGTCTGCGCTCGCTCGCGCACGGCTACAGCAGCGGACGCGAGGCCGGACGGGTCGACGCCGAAGCGGCCTGGTGCCTGGCGACCTCCGGGGCGGACGTCGACGACGTCGCCGTCGTCGAGGCCTGCGAGACCCTCGCGAACCTCCGGCAGTTCCACGACGACGACACCGCGGCCGCCGTCGCCCTCACCGAGATCGCCGTCCGGCACGTCGGACCGGGGACGCTCGAACAGCTCCGCGTCCTCCGACTGTCCCACCTCGGCTGGGGCGGCGACTTCGCCGAGGTCCGGCAGGAGCTCGAGCGGAGCGGCGTCCTGCGCTCCCCGACGATCGCCCGGTCCTTCCTGCCGATCGCCCCGGTCGCCGTGATGGCCCTGGGCACCGGCGGGCGCCTCGACGACGCGCTCCGGCTCGGGCAGGCGTGCTTGGCCACCGCGATGGTCCACCTCGAGGACTCGCCCTGGAGCGTCGGGGAGATCGTGTCGGTCCTGCACCAGGTCCAGGTGTGGCGCGGAGACATCGCCGACATGCTGACGCAGGTCCCGGTCGGCCGGTCCGACCCGTTCCTGAAGTACGACTTCACCCTGGAGCTGTTCGGCATCGGGAACCGGGCGCTCGGACAGCGCCGGTGGTCGGATGCGGTGACCGCCTTCACGGCGGCCTGCGAACGGTACGAGATCGCCGACCCCGGCGGGTTCGCCGCGTACGCGTGGTCGCGCCTGGCGCTGTCGCAGGCGTACGCCGGCTCGCCGGACGCGGCCGCGGAGTCGCTGGAACGCGCCCGCAGCACGCCGCTCCGGGCCATGCGGATCCTCGGCGACCAGATCGAGACGACGATCGCCTGGACGGAGGCCCTGCTCGGCAACCCCGCGGGACTCCGGCGCGCGGACACGATCATCCTGCGGGGGACGGCCTCGGGCGCCTGGACGCACGTGCTGTACGCGCAGACGCTGCACTACGCGATGGACGCGTTGCACGGTCGGGACACCACCGCCTCCCTGGCGCGCATGGAGGAGGCCGCCACCAGGGTCGACGGTCCCCTCGCGTCGGCGATCACCGACTACGCCGCGGCGCTCCGCTCGGGCGATCGCGCGTGGATCGCGAGCGCCCAGGCCGCGCTGGCCGCGTGCGGGATGGCCGTGACCGCGGGGCGGACGAAGCAGCCGCTCACGAAGCGGGAGTACGAGGTGGCGGAGCTCGCCGCTCGCGGCCACTCGAACCGACGGATCGCCGACCAGCTCGGGCTGTCGGTCCGGACCGTGGACGCGCACATGTCGCGCGTGTTCTCGAAGTGGGACCTGCACGCACGGTCGGAGCTCGCCGAACTGGTGTGA
- the purD gene encoding phosphoribosylamine--glycine ligase, translated as MRILVLGSGAREHAIITALLAEQAGHVITAAPGNAGIAADVETVSLDPTNGALVAEYALENDVQLVVVGPEAPLIAGVADPLRTRGIPVFGPGRAAAQLEGSKAFAKRVMAEAGVPTGRPVSAGTVDEAVAAIDELGAPYVVKADGLAAGKGVLVTDDRQAAIDHATYWLQHGPVVVEEFLDGEEVSLFFLSDGHDVRALSPAQDYKRLADGDLGPNTGGMGAYSPLPWLDERWGSEQAFVDEVTELVALPTVRRLEHEGTPFVGLLYCGLIVTEQGVRVIEFNARFGDPETQVVLPRLATPLSGLLLAAASGQLASVPRPEFRDQAAVTVVLASEGYPESPVTGRTITGVDDANARDGVVVLHAATGVLDGELVATGGRVLSVVATGSDFAEARDRAYAGLHDITLTGGRFRTDIATKVAR; from the coding sequence GTGCGAATCCTCGTCCTCGGTTCCGGTGCCCGCGAGCACGCGATCATCACGGCCCTCCTGGCGGAGCAGGCCGGTCACGTCATCACGGCCGCGCCCGGGAACGCCGGCATCGCCGCCGACGTCGAGACGGTGTCGCTGGACCCCACGAACGGCGCGCTGGTGGCGGAGTACGCGCTCGAGAACGACGTCCAACTCGTCGTCGTCGGACCGGAAGCCCCCCTCATCGCCGGTGTCGCCGACCCGCTGCGCACCCGCGGCATCCCGGTGTTCGGCCCCGGCAGGGCAGCCGCGCAGCTCGAGGGCTCCAAGGCCTTCGCCAAGCGGGTCATGGCCGAAGCCGGTGTGCCGACCGGTCGGCCGGTGTCCGCCGGCACGGTCGACGAAGCCGTGGCGGCGATCGACGAGCTCGGCGCACCGTACGTCGTGAAGGCCGACGGGCTGGCGGCGGGCAAGGGCGTCCTCGTGACGGACGACCGCCAGGCGGCGATCGACCACGCCACCTACTGGCTGCAGCACGGACCCGTCGTGGTCGAGGAGTTCCTCGACGGCGAAGAGGTCTCGCTGTTCTTCCTCAGCGACGGGCACGACGTCCGCGCGCTGTCCCCGGCACAGGACTACAAGCGGCTCGCCGACGGCGACCTCGGACCGAACACCGGCGGGATGGGCGCGTACTCGCCGCTGCCGTGGCTCGACGAGCGCTGGGGCTCTGAGCAGGCCTTCGTCGACGAGGTCACCGAGCTCGTCGCCCTGCCCACGGTCCGACGCCTCGAGCACGAGGGCACCCCGTTCGTCGGGCTGCTCTACTGCGGGCTGATCGTCACCGAGCAGGGCGTGCGGGTCATCGAGTTCAACGCCCGGTTCGGCGACCCGGAGACCCAGGTCGTGCTCCCCCGCCTGGCCACGCCGCTGAGCGGCCTGCTGCTCGCCGCGGCCTCGGGGCAGCTCGCCTCGGTCCCGCGTCCGGAGTTCCGCGACCAGGCGGCCGTGACGGTCGTCCTCGCGAGCGAGGGGTACCCGGAGAGCCCGGTGACCGGCCGGACGATCACGGGCGTCGACGACGCGAACGCGCGGGACGGGGTCGTGGTGCTGCACGCGGCGACCGGGGTCCTCGACGGGGAACTCGTCGCGACCGGCGGGCGGGTGCTCAGCGTCGTGGCCACCGGATCTGACTTCGCCGAAGCGCGCGACCGTGCCTACGCGGGCCTGCACGACATCACCCTCACCGGCGGCCGGTTCCGGACCGACATCGCCACGAAGGTCGCCCGATGA